One part of the Clostridium thermosuccinogenes genome encodes these proteins:
- a CDS encoding M13-type metalloendopeptidase → MTGLKRKIVSVFLCFVLIFSVLPVYAAESVQYVTREQAVARLLETIGTGALSKTEGDISVFSDADRVSPEFADELGIAVANGIIDGIPGSELNPSENITRLEFAVIISRSIRELPIVKPKLAFSDVPAENAGDVSRLVQAGIINGYGNGNFGAEDFLTQNQLNIILDRIEKLSETRPQDDFYYAVNKDWLKTAKLPAGYPTYSSFSEVDINNSNKLKAIVKDLIDNADTWQEGTIEQKMADFYSTIVDVENRNKEGIEPIKPYLDRISEAKTVQELIDISAQFENEIGLSLLFGFGPSIDFVDSSRYVLYGSGLSTALPSVYMLNENPQIKALYENFIAQMFILTGSTEESALKSAQDIYAFEKIVAASTLSNEEASRVENIYNPMTVDEVADMFKGVDIKKYLKDLGYENVENVIITDVGLMRKTGELMTDENLEVLKDYARYYLVINTASFLSEDLENAINAFNSAFMGIDSTLSQEDKAFNMLNSVMSSYLGRIYVERYFSEEAKKDVEDIVSEIIAAFEKRIQALDWMTDETKAAAISKLKAIKLKIGYPDTWEDPLSNIEIKSYDEGGSLLGNILAITAAQAKYSKSLLSKPVDKSKWSIPPHMVNAFYNATSNEIIFPAGILQAPFYDVNASREQNLGGIGTVIAHEITHAFDNNGAQFDKDGNMKNWWKDEDYITFQQKCQQVIDLYEGLEIAPGAVVSGALTLSENVADIGAMACILDIAANMEDVNYKELFESNARIWRMTATNQIYQLLATQDVHAPNKFRVNQVLRNFQEFYDTYGIEEGDMLYLAPEDRVTVW, encoded by the coding sequence ATGACAGGACTTAAACGTAAAATAGTAAGCGTATTTTTGTGTTTTGTACTGATTTTTAGCGTATTACCCGTATATGCTGCTGAATCGGTACAGTATGTTACCCGGGAGCAGGCTGTTGCACGTCTCCTTGAGACGATAGGCACCGGAGCGCTTAGCAAAACTGAAGGAGATATCAGTGTTTTTTCTGATGCCGACAGGGTAAGCCCGGAATTCGCAGATGAGCTCGGGATTGCTGTTGCCAACGGAATTATAGACGGAATTCCGGGAAGTGAATTAAATCCGTCGGAGAACATAACCCGCCTGGAATTTGCTGTTATAATAAGCCGCTCAATTCGTGAGCTCCCCATTGTAAAGCCGAAGCTGGCCTTTTCCGATGTTCCTGCGGAAAATGCTGGTGATGTCAGCAGGCTGGTTCAGGCCGGTATCATTAATGGATATGGAAACGGCAATTTTGGCGCAGAGGATTTTCTGACCCAGAATCAGCTCAATATTATTCTGGACCGCATAGAAAAGCTTTCAGAAACGAGACCTCAGGACGACTTTTACTATGCAGTCAACAAGGACTGGTTAAAAACTGCCAAACTGCCTGCAGGTTATCCTACATACAGCTCCTTTAGTGAAGTTGATATCAACAACAGCAATAAATTAAAAGCCATAGTAAAGGATCTCATTGATAATGCAGATACCTGGCAGGAAGGCACTATAGAGCAGAAAATGGCAGATTTCTACAGCACTATAGTTGATGTAGAAAACCGTAATAAAGAGGGAATAGAACCTATAAAGCCGTATTTGGACCGAATAAGTGAAGCTAAAACTGTGCAGGAGCTTATTGACATATCAGCGCAGTTTGAAAATGAAATTGGCTTGAGCCTTTTGTTCGGCTTTGGTCCTTCTATCGACTTCGTTGACAGCAGCCGCTATGTCCTGTACGGTTCAGGACTTTCCACGGCTCTGCCATCCGTATACATGTTGAATGAAAATCCTCAGATAAAGGCTCTTTATGAAAACTTCATCGCGCAGATGTTCATTCTTACTGGGTCTACTGAAGAAAGCGCCCTGAAGAGCGCTCAGGACATCTATGCTTTTGAAAAGATTGTCGCTGCATCCACCCTCAGCAATGAGGAGGCCAGCAGAGTGGAAAATATTTATAATCCGATGACTGTTGATGAAGTGGCAGACATGTTTAAAGGTGTTGATATCAAGAAATACCTGAAAGATTTGGGATATGAAAATGTAGAAAATGTCATAATTACAGATGTGGGTCTTATGAGAAAAACAGGAGAGCTCATGACCGATGAAAACCTGGAAGTGCTTAAAGATTATGCGCGTTATTATCTGGTGATAAATACCGCTTCCTTCTTGTCGGAAGACCTGGAAAATGCAATCAATGCATTTAACAGTGCATTTATGGGAATCGACAGCACTTTGAGCCAGGAAGATAAAGCTTTTAACATGCTTAATTCAGTTATGAGCAGTTACCTGGGAAGGATATACGTAGAGAGGTATTTCTCCGAAGAAGCTAAGAAAGACGTTGAGGATATTGTATCGGAAATTATTGCTGCATTTGAGAAGCGCATACAGGCTCTGGACTGGATGACGGATGAAACCAAAGCAGCAGCGATATCCAAGCTGAAGGCAATAAAGCTCAAGATCGGATATCCGGATACTTGGGAAGATCCGTTGAGCAATATTGAAATTAAGTCTTATGATGAGGGTGGGTCCCTCTTGGGCAACATACTTGCCATTACTGCGGCCCAGGCCAAGTATTCAAAGAGCTTGCTGTCCAAGCCGGTAGACAAGTCAAAGTGGTCAATTCCCCCTCATATGGTAAATGCTTTTTATAATGCCACCAGCAATGAAATAATTTTCCCTGCCGGAATTCTGCAGGCTCCCTTCTATGATGTCAATGCGTCGAGGGAGCAGAATCTGGGTGGTATAGGCACGGTGATAGCCCATGAGATCACCCATGCATTTGACAATAATGGGGCTCAGTTTGACAAAGACGGAAATATGAAAAACTGGTGGAAGGATGAAGATTATATAACCTTCCAGCAAAAATGCCAGCAGGTCATTGATTTGTATGAAGGACTTGAGATTGCACCAGGTGCCGTTGTTAGCGGTGCACTGACATTATCTGAAAATGTGGCTGATATCGGAGCCATGGCTTGCATACTGGATATTGCTGCTAATATGGAGGACGTAAACTATAAAGAACTGTTTGAAAGCAATGCGAGAATATGGCGTATGACAGCCACTAACCAGATTTATCAGCTTTTGGCAACCCAGGATGTGCATGCGCCCAATAAATTCAGGGTAAATCAGGTGCTTAGGAATTTCCAGGAGTTCTATGATACCTATGGCATTGAGGAAGGCGACATGCTTTACCTCGCTCCTGAAGATCGAGTAACAGTCTGGTGA
- a CDS encoding NADPH-dependent FMN reductase has product MSTKKIGIIVGSLRKDSYCRKIARVLMQLAPASLNMEEVDISDLAMFNQDLEEQGNEPEAWIAFRKRIKEYDGFLFITPEYNRSYPAALKNALDVGSRPYGKSAWNGKPGAVVSVTPGALGAFGANHHLRQVLTFLNIPTMQQPEAYIANVATLFDDDGNINNESTREFLKGFVDSFAAWVNANSHG; this is encoded by the coding sequence ATGAGTACCAAAAAGATAGGAATTATAGTGGGAAGCCTGCGCAAGGATTCATACTGCAGGAAGATCGCAAGGGTACTGATGCAATTAGCACCTGCTTCATTAAATATGGAGGAGGTGGATATAAGCGATCTGGCAATGTTCAATCAGGACCTGGAAGAACAGGGAAATGAGCCTGAAGCATGGATAGCATTCAGAAAGCGCATCAAAGAATATGATGGTTTTCTTTTTATAACACCTGAGTATAACAGGTCATATCCTGCAGCTCTCAAGAATGCTCTGGATGTTGGTTCAAGACCGTATGGGAAAAGCGCATGGAACGGAAAGCCCGGGGCGGTGGTCAGCGTGACGCCGGGAGCTTTAGGCGCTTTTGGAGCGAACCATCATCTGCGCCAGGTGCTTACCTTCTTAAATATTCCGACTATGCAGCAGCCCGAAGCTTATATCGCAAATGTAGCAACGCTTTTTGATGACGATGGAAATATTAACAACGAAAGTACCCGTGAGTTCTTAAAGGGTTTCGTGGATTCTTTTGCAGCTTGGGTGAACGCTAATTCGCACGGCTAA
- a CDS encoding cation-translocating P-type ATPase yields the protein MEKKNEALKEKSTENICKLTVEDACKLLDTNANGLTSEEAKRRQQKYGRNIISEKKDKSPILVFLSNFTGLMAILLWTGGIIAFVADMPQLGIAIWMVNIINGIFSYWQEHRAGKATEALKKMLPSYTRVIRDGQEQQILAEDLVPGDIMLIEEGDKISADARLIASSDLQVNQSTLTGESNPVRKAYDPVLREGLSRFEIPNLIFAGTSVSSGTGKAVIISTGMSTEFGKIADLTQTLKEEKSPLEKELDKLTKQISIIAISAGVIFFAAAVFFVRQPLAQAFIFSLGMVVAFIPEGLLPTVTLSLAMAVQRMAKEHALVKKLSAVETLGCTSVICSDKTGTLTQNEMTVSNLWLLDQEFEVTGLGYAPEGKIIAGQQEVSAANNGDLKLLLTAAALCSNARVIPPKEESERYTVLGDPTEACLGVVAKKAGIDVDEQSTLTPRLRELPFDSRRKRMSTIHQLEKPVEGCRRIAYIKGSPKEVLELCTGIHRQNRREELTDEQRARIMEANDKYARNGLRVLAVAYRLMSQKDNLPAALSAYTPELVERDMTFIGLVVMADPPRPEVAAAVEKCHKANIRIIMITGDYGLTAESIAKRIGIVKGEHPRIISGTELGNMSDEELKEALKDEVIFARVAPEQKYRVVSNLQEMGHVVAVTGDGVNDSPALKKADIGVAMGISGTDVAKEAADMILTDDNFASIVRAIEEGRAVYNNIRKFILYILNSNTPEALPSAAFLFSRGGIPLPLTVMQILLIDLGTDMLPALGLGTELPEKGIMDRPPRTQRETLLNRHIVIKGFFWYGLIESVIALGAYFFVNMLNGWPNVPLASSGVIYRQATTMTLAAIVFCQIGMVLNCRTERQSVFKVGLFGNRTIMRGIIFELLLISLIIYVPFLQEIFQTAPIGINEWLFLIVLPPLIVFVEEVRKAISRRYFKIIRK from the coding sequence ATGGAGAAAAAGAATGAAGCATTGAAAGAAAAAAGTACTGAAAACATATGCAAGCTTACAGTTGAAGACGCATGCAAATTACTGGACACAAATGCCAATGGTCTTACTTCGGAAGAGGCAAAAAGAAGGCAACAAAAGTACGGCAGGAATATAATAAGCGAGAAAAAGGACAAGTCCCCCATTCTGGTTTTCCTGTCCAACTTCACTGGCTTAATGGCTATACTTTTGTGGACCGGCGGCATTATTGCCTTTGTAGCTGATATGCCCCAGCTGGGCATCGCTATCTGGATGGTTAATATCATCAATGGTATATTCAGTTACTGGCAGGAGCATCGTGCGGGCAAAGCAACCGAAGCTCTGAAAAAAATGCTGCCTTCCTATACAAGAGTCATCAGAGATGGACAAGAGCAGCAAATACTGGCGGAGGATTTGGTTCCTGGTGATATCATGCTTATTGAGGAGGGTGATAAGATATCGGCAGACGCGCGTCTGATTGCAAGCAGTGACCTACAGGTGAATCAATCCACACTGACCGGGGAATCCAATCCGGTGCGTAAGGCTTATGATCCTGTTTTACGCGAAGGTCTTTCCAGATTTGAAATTCCGAACCTTATTTTTGCAGGTACCAGCGTGTCCAGCGGTACAGGCAAGGCAGTGATAATTTCCACAGGAATGAGCACCGAATTCGGTAAAATTGCAGATTTAACCCAAACCCTGAAGGAAGAAAAGAGCCCGCTGGAAAAGGAGCTAGACAAGCTCACTAAGCAAATTTCGATAATTGCCATAAGCGCCGGTGTGATTTTTTTTGCGGCAGCTGTCTTTTTTGTAAGGCAGCCCCTGGCTCAAGCCTTCATTTTTTCCTTGGGTATGGTTGTAGCATTCATCCCGGAAGGATTATTGCCTACAGTCACTTTGTCACTGGCGATGGCTGTTCAGCGTATGGCTAAGGAGCATGCGCTGGTTAAGAAACTTTCTGCTGTTGAAACGTTGGGGTGCACTTCCGTCATATGCTCAGACAAGACCGGAACCTTAACGCAGAATGAAATGACTGTAAGCAATTTATGGTTGTTGGATCAGGAATTTGAGGTTACAGGTCTGGGCTATGCCCCGGAAGGTAAAATTATAGCTGGACAGCAGGAAGTAAGTGCCGCCAATAATGGGGATTTGAAGCTGCTCCTCACTGCGGCTGCTTTGTGCAGCAATGCCCGTGTGATACCTCCAAAGGAGGAATCGGAGAGATATACTGTTCTGGGAGATCCGACGGAAGCCTGCTTGGGAGTTGTGGCAAAAAAGGCAGGAATTGATGTGGATGAGCAATCGACCTTGACACCGAGACTGAGGGAATTGCCTTTCGACTCCAGACGCAAAAGAATGAGCACCATCCATCAACTGGAAAAGCCTGTGGAAGGATGCCGGAGAATTGCTTATATAAAAGGCTCACCTAAAGAGGTGCTGGAATTATGTACGGGGATACATAGGCAGAACAGGCGTGAGGAACTGACGGATGAGCAGCGTGCCCGAATCATGGAAGCAAACGATAAGTATGCCAGAAACGGTCTCCGTGTATTGGCGGTTGCTTACCGCCTCATGTCTCAAAAGGACAACTTGCCTGCTGCTTTGAGTGCATATACCCCTGAGCTTGTGGAAAGGGATATGACCTTTATAGGTCTTGTGGTTATGGCTGATCCTCCGAGACCGGAAGTGGCAGCTGCAGTTGAGAAATGCCATAAAGCCAATATAAGGATTATCATGATCACAGGCGATTACGGCTTGACAGCCGAGAGTATTGCCAAACGTATTGGTATCGTTAAAGGAGAACACCCACGCATAATATCAGGTACAGAGCTGGGAAATATGTCGGATGAGGAGCTTAAGGAAGCTTTAAAAGACGAAGTGATTTTCGCCAGGGTGGCGCCTGAACAGAAATACCGAGTAGTGAGCAACCTGCAGGAAATGGGTCATGTTGTAGCTGTGACGGGGGATGGCGTAAATGATTCGCCTGCGCTGAAAAAGGCGGATATTGGTGTGGCTATGGGAATTTCCGGCACAGATGTTGCCAAAGAAGCTGCCGATATGATCCTTACCGATGATAATTTTGCTTCAATAGTCAGAGCCATTGAAGAAGGCCGGGCTGTCTATAACAATATCCGAAAATTTATACTCTACATCCTCAACAGCAATACACCTGAAGCCCTACCTTCCGCTGCTTTTCTGTTTTCAAGGGGAGGTATACCGTTGCCTTTGACGGTAATGCAGATTCTATTGATTGACCTTGGCACAGATATGTTACCGGCACTCGGACTAGGTACTGAACTCCCTGAGAAAGGTATTATGGACAGGCCGCCACGCACTCAGCGGGAAACACTGCTTAATAGGCATATTGTCATTAAGGGGTTCTTTTGGTATGGATTGATAGAGTCTGTTATCGCATTGGGAGCCTATTTCTTTGTGAATATGCTGAATGGCTGGCCGAATGTTCCATTGGCTAGTTCCGGTGTGATTTATAGACAAGCGACCACCATGACCCTTGCAGCTATTGTATTCTGCCAGATAGGTATGGTATTGAACTGCCGTACGGAAAGGCAATCTGTGTTTAAGGTTGGTCTGTTTGGAAATAGGACAATAATGAGGGGAATAATTTTCGAACTGCTGTTGATAAGTTTAATCATATATGTTCCATTCCTGCAGGAAATCTTTCAAACTGCGCCCATAGGCATTAATGAATGGCTATTTCTGATAGTTCTGCCCCCATTGATTGTATTTGTTGAGGAAGTAAGAAAAGCTATTTCCCGTCGGTATTTTAAAATAATTAGGAAATGA
- a CDS encoding potassium channel family protein: MKVIIVGCGKLGSGLARSLAKKGHKVTVIDSNPEAFELLGKDFSGEIFVGVGFDKDLLEKAQIQMADAVVACSKSDDVNALIGRISRNIYKVPRVISRLYDPRSAEIYRSLGIQTISTTTWGVQQAMEMLSYDQLDSVLTIGDIEIIRVETPALLVGRAISELTVFGEIHVVAIRRDNKTFMPTMGTVLRKYDVIFIAVLATSMSRLKKLLGMEQKWGEIK; encoded by the coding sequence ATGAAGGTTATTATAGTCGGATGTGGCAAGCTGGGCTCAGGGTTGGCCCGAAGTCTTGCAAAGAAAGGGCATAAAGTGACTGTTATTGACAGCAACCCGGAAGCGTTTGAACTGCTTGGAAAGGACTTTAGCGGGGAGATTTTTGTGGGTGTGGGTTTTGACAAGGATTTACTGGAAAAAGCTCAAATACAAATGGCTGATGCAGTAGTTGCCTGCAGTAAAAGTGATGATGTGAACGCATTGATTGGTAGGATTTCCCGGAACATCTACAAAGTTCCCCGTGTCATTTCTAGGTTGTATGATCCAAGGAGTGCGGAGATTTATCGCAGTCTTGGCATTCAGACAATATCCACAACAACCTGGGGGGTTCAGCAGGCGATGGAGATGCTGAGCTATGACCAGCTTGATAGTGTGTTAACTATTGGAGATATTGAAATAATAAGGGTTGAAACACCTGCCCTTCTGGTAGGCAGAGCCATCAGTGAATTGACGGTTTTTGGTGAAATTCATGTCGTTGCCATAAGACGTGATAATAAAACCTTTATGCCAACAATGGGAACAGTGTTACGAAAGTATGATGTGATTTTCATTGCCGTTTTAGCAACATCCATGAGCAGACTGAAAAAATTATTGGGTATGGAGCAGAAATGGGGTGAGATCAAATGA
- a CDS encoding potassium channel family protein, translating to MKVIIIGGGQVGSYIAKLLLENNCSVRVLEKRESVLDKLKRMFPEDIIIGGNGTDPNILESSGVMEADVVAAVTGADETNLVAATIAKFEFNVPRVIARVNNPQNAWLFNAGMGVDVAVNQADFLAHLVVEVMDLKNILTLMKVDRDNYSIVQLIVDSQSESVNKAVRDLGIPKNTLLIAIYRGEDIIIPHGDTIINGGDKILAFADEEGKIRINELFGSRL from the coding sequence ATGAAAGTAATTATAATAGGCGGAGGACAGGTTGGGTCTTACATAGCCAAACTGCTTCTCGAAAACAATTGCTCTGTAAGAGTGCTGGAGAAACGGGAAAGCGTATTGGATAAACTGAAAAGAATGTTTCCGGAGGATATAATTATTGGTGGCAACGGAACAGATCCCAATATTCTTGAATCCTCCGGTGTCATGGAAGCAGATGTTGTTGCTGCGGTTACCGGAGCCGATGAAACCAATCTTGTCGCTGCTACAATTGCTAAATTCGAATTTAACGTACCCCGAGTTATTGCTCGCGTCAATAATCCACAAAACGCATGGCTGTTTAATGCCGGTATGGGCGTAGATGTGGCTGTGAACCAGGCCGACTTTCTGGCTCATCTTGTAGTTGAGGTTATGGATCTCAAAAACATACTGACACTGATGAAGGTAGATCGTGACAATTATTCAATTGTTCAGCTGATTGTTGATAGTCAGTCTGAATCTGTGAATAAAGCAGTCAGGGATTTGGGAATACCTAAAAACACACTGTTAATTGCTATCTATCGTGGGGAAGATATAATAATACCCCATGGAGATACAATCATAAACGGAGGGGACAAAATTTTAGCCTTTGCCGATGAGGAAGGTAAGATCAGAATTAATGAGCTTTTTGGGTCCCGTTTATGA
- a CDS encoding transporter substrate-binding domain-containing protein yields the protein MKKKISLLAAACIALSVFLSGCRKSDDKTFKVGMEAGYPPFNWTQTDDSGGAVKIDGSSEYAGGYDVEIAKRIAEGLGKELVIVKTEWLGLIPALTSGKIDAIIAGMSPTAERKESIDFTDDYYKSDLVMVVKKGSKYENATSIQDFKGAKITAQLNTFHYTVIDQIEGVDKQTAMDDFPAMRTALESGVIDGYVSERPEGVSAEAANPNFKMVVFTDGFETSEEDTSIAVGIKKGSDLKNKINEILAGISEEERISIMDAAIKNQPASN from the coding sequence ATGAAGAAAAAAATATCTTTATTGGCAGCAGCATGCATAGCATTATCCGTATTTTTGTCAGGATGCCGAAAAAGTGATGACAAAACCTTTAAGGTGGGTATGGAAGCAGGCTATCCGCCCTTTAACTGGACCCAGACGGATGATTCCGGTGGTGCGGTGAAAATAGACGGCAGTTCTGAATACGCCGGTGGATATGATGTGGAAATTGCCAAGAGAATTGCAGAAGGGCTGGGAAAAGAGCTGGTTATTGTAAAGACCGAATGGCTTGGCCTTATACCGGCACTGACATCAGGCAAAATCGATGCGATAATTGCAGGCATGTCACCAACGGCAGAACGTAAGGAATCCATCGACTTTACCGATGATTACTATAAGTCTGATCTGGTTATGGTTGTAAAAAAAGGCTCCAAATATGAGAATGCAACCTCAATACAGGATTTCAAGGGTGCAAAAATAACTGCCCAGCTAAACACATTCCATTATACGGTAATAGATCAGATTGAGGGAGTAGACAAGCAGACAGCCATGGATGATTTTCCTGCCATGAGAACTGCCCTTGAATCGGGAGTAATTGACGGATATGTGTCCGAACGCCCTGAAGGGGTCAGTGCTGAAGCTGCCAATCCAAACTTCAAGATGGTGGTGTTCACCGATGGATTTGAGACATCGGAGGAAGATACGTCAATTGCAGTAGGTATCAAAAAAGGCAGTGATCTGAAAAATAAAATCAATGAAATACTGGCAGGTATCTCGGAAGAGGAACGCATAAGCATTATGGATGCCGCAATAAAAAACCAGCCGGCATCAAATTGA
- a CDS encoding desulfoferrodoxin family protein, whose protein sequence is MSNAVFYRCEVCGNMVALLKNGGGTLTCCERPMNKLVANTSDGAKEKHVPAITKEGGKIKVQIGSVVHPMIPEHHIEWIGLETDDKLEIVYLKPGMEPKAEFAEVSQGTVYEYCNLHGLWKAEI, encoded by the coding sequence ATGTCCAATGCTGTTTTTTATCGTTGTGAGGTATGCGGCAACATGGTGGCTTTATTGAAAAACGGGGGAGGAACCCTGACCTGTTGTGAGCGCCCGATGAACAAACTGGTAGCTAATACTTCGGATGGTGCGAAGGAAAAGCATGTTCCGGCCATAACCAAAGAAGGTGGAAAAATCAAAGTTCAAATCGGTTCAGTCGTGCATCCGATGATCCCTGAACATCATATTGAATGGATCGGTCTGGAAACCGATGATAAGCTGGAAATAGTTTATCTAAAGCCTGGGATGGAACCTAAGGCGGAGTTTGCAGAGGTCAGTCAGGGAACAGTTTATGAGTACTGTAATCTGCATGGATTATGGAAGGCTGAAATATAA
- a CDS encoding GGDEF domain-containing protein, translated as MAISYMRYKKQIEDFKNRKIIQEKNEELKRVNKELEEANHKLDILSQTDSLTRVFNRFAFDKAIEAEWNRCKRYSMPLSLIIVDVDFFKAYNDNYGHQAGDVCIRRIAEALSSCLERPTDFVARYGGEEFGVLLPGIEKEEAYLLSERMRKKVEELSIPHEHSAASRWVTISMGVNTAFPSLEPSLEGFIRAADMALYKAKEMRNTTVTV; from the coding sequence TTGGCTATATCATACATGAGATATAAAAAGCAGATTGAGGACTTTAAAAACAGAAAGATAATACAGGAAAAGAACGAAGAGTTAAAACGGGTGAACAAGGAATTGGAGGAGGCAAACCATAAGCTGGATATACTTTCGCAAACAGATAGCTTAACCAGAGTTTTCAACCGTTTCGCCTTTGACAAGGCAATAGAGGCAGAGTGGAACAGGTGCAAGCGCTATTCTATGCCACTGTCTCTGATTATAGTGGATGTGGATTTTTTCAAGGCATATAATGATAATTATGGACATCAGGCCGGAGATGTATGTATAAGAAGGATAGCAGAAGCTTTGTCGAGCTGCCTGGAGCGTCCTACAGATTTTGTTGCCAGGTACGGAGGAGAAGAGTTTGGAGTACTGCTGCCCGGCATTGAAAAGGAGGAAGCCTATTTGCTTTCAGAGCGGATGAGAAAAAAGGTGGAAGAGCTTTCCATACCCCATGAACATTCCGCGGCTTCCCGTTGGGTTACAATCAGCATGGGGGTTAATACGGCTTTTCCTTCTCTGGAGCCTTCACTGGAGGGTTTTATAAGGGCTGCGGATATGGCTTTGTATAAAGCTAAGGAGATGCGTAACACCACCGTAACTGTTTAA
- a CDS encoding amino acid ABC transporter ATP-binding protein: MEKVIDIQHLSKSFGGHEVLKDINFSVAKGEVVCIIGSSGSGKSTLLRCINLLEKPSGGQIIYKGQNILDDGHDIYEYRTKMGMVFQQFNLFNNHNVLGNCIVGQMKVLKRSREEAEKVAMKYLKVVGMDQYVNAKPRQLSGGQKQRVAIARALSMEPDVMLFDEPTSALDPEMVGEVLKVMKELAETGLTMLVVTHEMGFAKEVSDRVVFMDNGVIVEEGSPEQIFNNPAQERTREFLKRTLNQI, encoded by the coding sequence ATGGAAAAAGTTATCGATATCCAGCACTTGAGCAAGTCCTTTGGAGGTCATGAAGTACTAAAAGACATAAATTTTTCAGTTGCTAAAGGAGAAGTGGTTTGTATCATCGGCTCCTCCGGATCTGGAAAATCGACACTGCTTCGCTGTATTAATCTGTTGGAGAAGCCGAGTGGCGGCCAAATTATTTATAAAGGGCAGAATATTTTAGACGACGGTCATGATATATATGAATACCGTACAAAGATGGGGATGGTCTTCCAGCAATTCAACCTGTTTAACAATCACAATGTTTTAGGAAACTGCATAGTAGGGCAGATGAAGGTCTTGAAACGCTCCAGGGAAGAGGCCGAAAAAGTGGCTATGAAGTACCTGAAAGTTGTTGGAATGGACCAATATGTGAATGCAAAACCGAGACAGCTGTCGGGAGGACAAAAACAGCGTGTGGCTATAGCCAGAGCATTATCAATGGAGCCGGATGTAATGCTGTTTGATGAACCGACATCGGCGCTGGACCCGGAAATGGTGGGCGAGGTCCTTAAAGTTATGAAGGAGCTGGCTGAAACCGGTCTTACCATGCTGGTGGTTACCCATGAAATGGGTTTTGCCAAGGAAGTTTCCGACCGCGTGGTGTTTATGGACAACGGAGTAATAGTTGAGGAAGGAAGTCCGGAGCAGATTTTCAACAACCCTGCGCAGGAACGCACCAGGGAATTCTTAAAACGCACCTTAAACCAGATTTAA
- a CDS encoding amino acid ABC transporter permease: MSFELILQIISKYWPMLLRGAGVTLLVSIIGTVFGFVIGLVVGVIRTIPVPERGAKRWILKVANAVLSAYIEIFRGTPMIVQAMVIFYGSAQAFGLDMNRMVAAILVVSINTGAYMAEIIRGGIISIDKGQYEAAQAIGMNHTQTMFNVVLPQAIRNILPATGNEFVINIKDTSVLNVISVTELYFQTKSIAGSTFKFFEPFFIACIIYFIMTYSVTRILRYLEKKMDGPENYVLHAGQIQAEIPQNMQVRTKNG; the protein is encoded by the coding sequence ATGAGCTTTGAGCTTATTCTACAAATAATATCAAAATACTGGCCTATGCTTCTTAGGGGAGCGGGTGTGACTCTGCTGGTTTCTATAATCGGTACTGTTTTTGGTTTTGTCATTGGTTTGGTGGTGGGAGTTATCCGTACCATTCCAGTCCCGGAAAGAGGAGCTAAAAGGTGGATTTTAAAAGTTGCAAATGCTGTTCTTTCAGCATATATAGAAATATTCCGGGGCACCCCCATGATTGTGCAGGCAATGGTTATATTTTACGGCTCTGCCCAAGCCTTTGGGCTGGATATGAACCGTATGGTGGCAGCAATTCTAGTAGTTTCGATAAATACTGGAGCTTATATGGCGGAAATTATCCGCGGGGGCATAATTTCCATAGATAAAGGCCAGTATGAAGCAGCCCAGGCCATAGGCATGAACCATACCCAGACAATGTTCAATGTAGTGCTGCCGCAGGCCATTCGTAATATACTGCCGGCAACAGGCAATGAGTTTGTGATCAATATTAAGGATACCTCGGTGCTAAATGTTATTTCTGTTACTGAGCTGTATTTCCAGACCAAATCAATTGCTGGCAGTACGTTTAAATTCTTTGAACCGTTCTTTATTGCATGCATTATATATTTTATTATGACCTATTCGGTTACAAGGATTCTTCGCTACCTTGAAAAGAAGATGGATGGCCCGGAGAATTATGTCCTGCATGCGGGTCAAATACAAGCAGAAATACCTCAGAATATGCAAGTCAGGACAAAAAATGGCTAA